The window CAATATACCCGGGACTACCATGAGCGGGAGCACGATTAGTGTGAGACTCCGGATTGCTGAGGAAATCAGCGCGAGCACCGGTCCCGCCTGTGAAATGGCGATTACAGATTGGGCATAGGTGCTGTCCTTCTGTCTTACGGGCCAAAGGCTTGGAATCACCATACGCCTCCAGCTGCTTCATTACTAACTCATCCAGCGACGCGTTTTCAGCGGGATGAAGCAAATCCACAAGAAAACCCTCCGCAATGCTATGTGGGTCAATACGTCTTGGCCGGTTGACATCCTCAAGCACCGAAAACCCATCTTTGGCAACTTGCGATAGGGTTTCCACAAGGAGATCTAATCGTTTCTTGTCCGGCAGGGCTTCCACTGGCAGATCATTACCATCGTGTATCAAGTGCGAGCTAGGCAAGGTCCAGAACAAGTCAACCGAGCATGCCATGTCTTGCGCAACATCGAGAGAACTGGTCTGCTGGAGGAGTTTGAAAGCCCCATCCCCAAACCGCTTGTCATAAGCCTTAGAAACCTCATTTATGAGCGACTTCCATATGTCCTTCTGGGCCTTTCGAATCGCCTTATCGTATTTCTCAGTCATGCTGTCATCTCTTAACCTGGCTTCAAATCTGCTGTTCAAATCCTCCATCTTGGCAGGAGGTAGAATAAATCTCCGCTGGTCAATGACTTTTTCGCTGAAGACCGTCTTGAACAGCTTAAACACCACCATTTCCGGATGAGCTCGGCTTAGGCGGTTACTCTGGTATTCAAGGTCGGGGTTGTCGATTGATTTCTTCGGTAAATCATACCCGGTTTTATCTTGCAGACTACGAACTGTTGTCAGATATCGGTCTACTACCTTTTGTCTAACAGAATCCTTTTTCTTCACAAAGCTTTTCCCACTCACTCGACTAGCGGCTACCTCCAGGTATTCTCGCATTTCTGTGTAATCAAACAGTTCTGGTTTAGGAACCATGGATGCTACTGGGCTGCCTACTACTCTGTCGGCAAACCCTGAACTCATGACCTTCTTGACTTCTTGAGCCAAATGCGCTGCGATGATGCCACGGTCAGGCACAAAGACATCCGTGAGACTCCTGGTAGCATAAATGGTCCCGTTGGGATAGTGGATGAGCGGAGCCCACCCAGTCTTAACAAAGGTATCTACGACAGCCTTGTGGAGCAGAACCGTTGAAACACCCCTTGAACTGACCAGATGATAAGTGGTCTTAAGGCAGGGTCCCAGAATACCCTGTTCGAGCGATGCAAGCCCCGCAAACAACCCATTAGCTGAAGCCAAATTATCGATGGCATCAACCATTTCCGCCACCATCTTCCACCGTGGTAATGAGTGTTTTGTTATGGCACGACTCAATACCATTGTAGGCGTTCGGGAAGCCTTCATATGCAGCAGAACACCAGAGAGCTCATCCGGAAGACCTTCGTCGTCCCATTGATACTGGGCAATTAGATCCGCCACTGCTTCCTTAGCAAGCTCAGGAATGCAATGGCTAATAACGGGGCCTCGGCCAAGAACGTACGCCTGCCAGGCCTCTGTCTCCTTTCCAACATCATGGGCTATAGTTGATACCCATAAAACTCTTGCTTCCTGTTCCGAGAGGCCAAACGTCCCCTTGTGCTGTAGTATTGGGAGCAAAGAAAGCAGAATATCCAATTGGATTAGCGTGTGCTCAAACAATGATTGCTGGAACCCCTTCTTCTTTGCAGTCTTAGATTTCCAACCTCGGCGAATCATCCATAGGACTGCCTTGTTCCTCGCTTCTTCCCAGTCCATTAGCGTCCCCCCTTGGACCTAGGCTCGCTCCCCCTTACGACCTGGTTCCCGGCATAGCAGTAATACCGGTAAATCGTCGACTCCAGGCATCCGGCCCAGTAATAGCACTAATCTGGTTAGTAACAGAGAATAATGACATGCCTTATTACTGTTGAGTCAAGATCTGATACTGACCAAGCCCAAACGTACAGTTCTTACCAACATTCACCGCTGACCCCAAGGCTAAGAGCCCCAGGTATTCCCCCAAACTCCCGGTATAAGATACTTTGCCTATGAAGCCACCCAAATCCATCGAAGCCTTCTGCCGCGAAGAGTATCGCTCCCATTTCAGCCACTGTATGGATTGCGAGGATGTGGAAACCAAGTGTGCTCTCTCAATCATTCCCTTGAAATCCACATCAAGATCCATCCCATGATGAAAGTACGCCAGATTGGAGAATCTTCTCAGAAGAGTCCTTATCAAAATGTGAAATTGGGGCGTTGATACAATTCGCGAATCATGCTGTAGACGAGTTATAGTCGTGAATTCCAGGTTTAGCTTGCTGGAGGGAAGGGTTACAGCCCAGCGTTCAAGATTCTCGCCAGTCAGGATGTATCCATCACTTTTGACCAAACCTGATGTCCCATCGAAAACCTGATGTGTTGTGTCCTCCAATGGATGCACCGATGATACCACCCGGAGATGTGCCTTCCCGCGCAAACGGTCCTGTCTTAGCCCGATCCCTTCGTCCCCCAGTTCCCGGAAAACCACTATGAAGTAG of the Bacillota bacterium genome contains:
- the cas6 gene encoding CRISPR system precrRNA processing endoribonuclease RAMP protein Cas6, which encodes MLEGLRLAHYQFHLEAVTPVYVPEYKGSVLRGALGTVLRRVSCALRQTTCTGCMLRSSCPYGVIFESGPGPESQHLRNFDQVARPFVLRPPQDNRKVIMPGEDLQFTLVLIGRAIEYLPYFIVVFRELGDEGIGLRQDRLRGKAHLRVVSSVHPLEDTTHQVFDGTSGLVKSDGYILTGENLERWAVTLPSSKLNLEFTTITRLQHDSRIVSTPQFHILIRTLLRRFSNLAYFHHGMDLDVDFKGMIERAHLVSTSSQSIQWLKWERYSSRQKASMDLGGFIGKVSYTGSLGEYLGLLALGSAVNVGKNCTFGLGQYQILTQQ